Genomic segment of Truepera radiovictrix DSM 17093:
CTACGCGTTCGCGCTCGAGCGCGTCCGCATCCATCCGTTTCGCCTCGACGCCCCTACCTCCTACGACCTGGTCATCGACCGGCTCGCCTGGTGGCACACCAACCCGCGCGAGTGGCTGAAAAAGGCCGCCATGGTCAACGGTACCTACCTGATCAACAACCCCTTTACCTTCCAGAGCATGGAGAAGCACACCGCCTACTGCGTGATGATCCGGCTGGGGTTGCACATCCCCGAGACCTGGCTGATCCCGCCCAAAGAGGGGCCGCCGTCGGAGAAGTACCGCCGCACCGCCGAGCGCTACCACGACCTCTTCGACCTGCCCGCGATCGCCGCAGGGATCGGCTACCCGCTCTTTATGAAACCGTTCGACGGCGGCGGCTGGCGCGGCGTCTCGTTCATCCGCGACGTGCACGACCTGATGTCGTCTTACGACGCTTCGGGCACCATGATCATGCACCTGCAAAAGGGGATCGACTTCGACGTGTTCGTGCGCTCATTAGGTATCGGACCGCAGGTGATCTCGCTGCAGTACGACCCTACGCAGCCGCTGCACGCGCGCTACCGAGTGGCGCACGACTTTTTGGACGCTAGGTCGGGCCGCGAGGCGCGCGCGATCACCAAGATTATCAACGCGGTGTTTCGCTGGGAGTTTAACTCGTGCGAGGCGCTCCTCAAGGGGGGCACGCTCTGGCCCATCGACTTCGCCAACGCCTGCCCCGACATCGCCCTCACAAGCCTGCACTACTACTTCCCCTGGGCGATCAAGTCGCTTCTCGCCTGGAGCCTTTTTTGCGCCGTCACCGAGCGCGAACCGCGCGTGACGATGGACCTGGAAAAGTACTTCAAGGTCGCCGACTCCGACCGAAGCTATGAGGAGAAGCTCGACGCCTACGAGCGCATGGCCGACAAGTACTTCGATACGGAGCGGTTCGAGGCGTTCAGGGCCAAAGAGCTGCAGGGGCTCGATGAGGCGATGTGGGAGCTTGTCGCGAGCCCCGAGTTCGCGCGCATCTTGGAAAACACCGTGCAGAGCACCTTTCCGCCCCACGAACACGAGCACTTCACCGCGCACTACAAGGGGCTCATGCAGCACTGGCTCGAGGCCGAGAGGGTGCAGGCGGCCGCCCCTTGAGCGCCCGCCTGCCCGAGCTAGTCCTTATGTACTAGGGCACCGTGACATAGAGACCTACCGGCGCGCCGAGCGGCCTCTGTATAGTAAAGGCCATTGGGATTTCCGTCGGGGGAAGAGCGAGGCGCGCTAGCGCGCCTCGCTCCGGCGTGTCGGCCCACTGAGGGTCTCCTACCTCGCCACCACCACGAACGCAGCGGGCCCGAAGGGCGCACCCCACGCCCGTTCGCGCGGGCTACCTCGAGCCCCGCATCCGCGGGTCGAGAATGTCGCGCAGCGCGTCGCCCACGAGGTTGAGCGCGAGCACCGTGACGACGATCGCCAAACCCGGGAACGTCACCGCCCAGTGCGCCTGGCGGATAAAGGGCCGGGCCGCGTTGAGCATGCTGCCCCACTCGGGGGTCGGCGGCTGCGCGCCCAGCCCGAGAAAGCTCAGACCCGCAGCGGCGAGAATCGCCCCCGCGAGCGACAAGGTCACCTGCACGATCACCGGGCTGAGGGCGTTCGGGATGATGTGCTTAAACATGATGCGCAGGTCCGAGGAGCCCGCCGCCTTGGCGGCCGCGACGTAGTCGAGCTCGCGCACCGAGAGCGCCGCCGAACGCGTGATGCGGGCGAAGCTGGGGATGTTGGCGATGCCGACGGCGATCATCACGTTCGTCAGGCTCGGGCCGAGCGCCGCGACGATAGCGAGCGCCAGGAGAAACGCGGGGAGCGCCAAGAGCACGTCGACGAGCCCCATAAAGAGGCTGTCGAGCCAGCCGCCGTAGTAAGCGGCCAAAACGCCCATCAAACCGCCGATGACGAGCGCGATACCGACCGACAAAAAGCCGACCTGAAGCGAGATGCGCCCGCCGTGGATAATCCGGCTCAAGATGTCGCGGCCGAACTGGTCGGTGCCCAAAAGGTGCTCGGCGCTCGGCGGCTGCAGGCGGTTGCGAAGGTTTTGGACGTTGGGGGGGTGCGGGCTCAGCTGATCGGCGAAGATCGCCGCGACGATAAGTAGCGCGAGCACCAGCGCGCCGAAGACGGCGCGCGGGTTGCGGGCCAAGCGCCGCAGCGCGCCGCTACCGAGCGACCGGCGGCGCGGGGCAGCGGGTGCAGACGGGGCAGTTGTCGCCATGGTCCTCCTTAACCGTAGCGCACCCGCAAGCGGGGGTCGAGCGCGGCGTAGGTCAGGTCGACGAGCAAGTTGACGAGCGCGTAGGCGATCGCGAACACCAGGATCACGCCCTGCACGACCGGAAAGTCCTGCGCCCGAATGGCGTCGACGGCGAGGCGGCCGATACCCGGCCAGTTAAAGATGGTTTCAGTCAGCACCGCGCCCGCGAGCAAGCTCCCAAACTGCAACCCGATCACCGTCACGACCGGGATGAGGGCGTTGCGCAGGGCGTGGCGGTAGATCACGCGGCGTTCGGCAACCCCCTTGGAGTGAGCCGTGCGCACGTAGTCCTGCCGGATGGTCTCGAGCATCGTCGAACGGGTCATGCGGGTAATCGCGGCGATCGAACTTGTACCCAACGTCAGGGTGGGCAGCACGTAGTACTCCCACCCGCCGAGGCGCCCCGACGAGGGGAACCAGCCGAGCCACAGCGAAAAGATGAGGATCATCATGAGCGCTTGCCAAAAGACCGGCATCGCCAGCCCGCCGAGCGCCGCCACCATGGTGGCGTTGTCGAGCAGCGAGTTGGGGCGCGTCGCCGACAGCACGCCGATGGGGATGCCGATCGCGACTGAAATCAGCGTGGCGAGCACCGCGAGCTCGATCGTCGCGGGCAGCCGCGAGGCGATCTCGGCGGCCACCAGCCGGTTGGAGCGGATCGAGCGCCCCAAGTCGCCCTGCAGCACGCGCCCGACCCACATGCCGTACTGCACGTGCAGGGGTTCGTTGAGGCCGAGCCGCGCGCGCAGCGCCTCGAGCTCGGCCTCCGGCGCGCCCTCACCGAGCATCAAGATGGCCGGGTCGCCGGGGGAGAGGTGCATAATGCCGAACACGAGGATCGACACCCCGAAGAGCACCGGGATCACCAGGAGAATGCGTTTGACAATATACTGAAACATCGTAAACGTCCTAGAGCGTGGGGTCTGGGGAGGCCGTTAAGAGACTACCCCACCCTGGCCCCTGCAGACCGGGTGGGGTGGGTCGTCCGGCTAGGGCCGCCTTTGCGCGGCCGCAGACGTCGCGCCGGCGCTAGCTCCCCGTGATGGTCACCGAGTGGAGCCGGTGGTGGCCCGCCGGGTGGGGCACGAAGCCCTCGACGTTGTCGCGGACGCCGTTGTCCTCGACGGTGATGTTGAGAAAGAGCCAGGGCGCCTCTTCGAGGATGATCTCCTGGGCTTCGGCGTAGGCGGCTAAGCGCTCCTCTTCGTCGGCGCTGCTGCGGCCGAGGTCCAAAAGCTCGTCGACGCGTTCGTTGGCGAAGAAGGTGCGGTTGCCGGGGTTGCCCATCTGCTCGGAGTGGAAGAGCGAGTAGAGGCCGTAGTCGGCGTCGCCGGTGACCGACACCCAACCGAGGATGAACATGTCGTGGAGCCCTTCGGCGGTGTCGGCGAGGTAGGTGCCCCACTCGAGCACCTGCACGTCGACGTTGATGCCGACGTCGAGCAGCATCGCCTGGACGATCTCGGCGATCTGGATCCGGGTCGGGTTGTCGTTCGTCCAGATGGTGGTGCTAAAGCCCCCCTCGAGGCCGGCTTCGGCGAGCAGCTCGCGGGCGCGCTCGGGGTCGTAGGCGTAGGGCTCTAAGTCGGTGCGGGCACCGAAGACCGCCGGCGCGATGGGGCCGGTTGCCGGGATCGCCCGACCTTCCAAAACCGCCTCGATAATGAGGTCGACGTCGACGGCGTGGTTGATCGCCTGGCGCACGCGCACGTCGTCGAAGGGCTCTTTCTGGACGTTAAAGCCGATGTAGTTGGTCGAGAGCGTCTCGACCGTTTCGAGCCGGACGCCGGGCACCCCGCCCCCTTCGATGCGGTTGGCGTCGGTGGGCTCGAGCCCGTAAGCGATGTCGATGCCGCCCGTTTCGAGTTCAATCGCCCGCACGGTGCCTTCGATGATGGGGCGGAAGACGACGCGCTCGGGCAGGACCTCGCCCCCCCACCAGTCGTCGTTGCGCTCGAGCACGATCTGCGTGGCCGGCTCCCAGCGCACGAAGCTAAAGGGGCCGGTGCCGACGACGGTGGTCGTCCCATAGTCTTCGCCCGCTTCGGTCACGGCTTGCTCGTTCAAAATCGAGGTCGCCGTGTGCGAGAGGTGCGCCAAGATGGGCGCGAAGGGGTACTGGGTGGTGATCCTGACCGTCCGCTCGTCGGCCGCCTCGACGCTCTCGACGAAACCCAGCAAGAAAGCCGCCGGCGCCGCTACCTCGGGGTCCGTGAGGCGGTTAAAGGTGAACACCACGTCGTCGGCGGTCAGCGGTTCGCCGTTATGGAACGTCACCCCTTCGCGGAGGGTAAACTCCCAGGTCGTGTCGTCGAGCTGCTCCCACGACTCGGCCAAACCGGGGACGAGCTCGAGGTCCTCTTGCTGGATGATCAGCGTGTCGTAAATCTGCCGCATCACCCGCGCCGAGGGCTGGTCGTTGGTGCCGTGTGGGTCGAGGGTGACCGCGTCGGCGCCTTGACCCACGGTAATCGTCTGGGCTTGGGCGAGCGCACCTGCCCAGAAAAGACCCAGAACCGTCAATCCGGATACGATTCGCTTCACGTTTCCTCCTTGGGGAGCAGGGTCACAGCGGGACGTACCGTAAGCTAGCTGTAACAGGGCTGCTCG
This window contains:
- a CDS encoding ATP-grasp domain-containing protein; its protein translation is MSKVAKNNVVTKKIGLLLGDEEDWPSTLEALARRFLKPIRRGRKHYAFALERVRIHPFRLDAPTSYDLVIDRLAWWHTNPREWLKKAAMVNGTYLINNPFTFQSMEKHTAYCVMIRLGLHIPETWLIPPKEGPPSEKYRRTAERYHDLFDLPAIAAGIGYPLFMKPFDGGGWRGVSFIRDVHDLMSSYDASGTMIMHLQKGIDFDVFVRSLGIGPQVISLQYDPTQPLHARYRVAHDFLDARSGREARAITKIINAVFRWEFNSCEALLKGGTLWPIDFANACPDIALTSLHYYFPWAIKSLLAWSLFCAVTEREPRVTMDLEKYFKVADSDRSYEEKLDAYERMADKYFDTERFEAFRAKELQGLDEAMWELVASPEFARILENTVQSTFPPHEHEHFTAHYKGLMQHWLEAERVQAAAP
- the nikC gene encoding nickel transporter permease, which codes for MATTAPSAPAAPRRRSLGSGALRRLARNPRAVFGALVLALLIVAAIFADQLSPHPPNVQNLRNRLQPPSAEHLLGTDQFGRDILSRIIHGGRISLQVGFLSVGIALVIGGLMGVLAAYYGGWLDSLFMGLVDVLLALPAFLLALAIVAALGPSLTNVMIAVGIANIPSFARITRSAALSVRELDYVAAAKAAGSSDLRIMFKHIIPNALSPVIVQVTLSLAGAILAAAGLSFLGLGAQPPTPEWGSMLNAARPFIRQAHWAVTFPGLAIVVTVLALNLVGDALRDILDPRMRGSR
- the nikB gene encoding nickel ABC transporter permease, translated to MFQYIVKRILLVIPVLFGVSILVFGIMHLSPGDPAILMLGEGAPEAELEALRARLGLNEPLHVQYGMWVGRVLQGDLGRSIRSNRLVAAEIASRLPATIELAVLATLISVAIGIPIGVLSATRPNSLLDNATMVAALGGLAMPVFWQALMMILIFSLWLGWFPSSGRLGGWEYYVLPTLTLGTSSIAAITRMTRSTMLETIRQDYVRTAHSKGVAERRVIYRHALRNALIPVVTVIGLQFGSLLAGAVLTETIFNWPGIGRLAVDAIRAQDFPVVQGVILVFAIAYALVNLLVDLTYAALDPRLRVRYG
- a CDS encoding glutathione ABC transporter substrate-binding protein: MKRIVSGLTVLGLFWAGALAQAQTITVGQGADAVTLDPHGTNDQPSARVMRQIYDTLIIQQEDLELVPGLAESWEQLDDTTWEFTLREGVTFHNGEPLTADDVVFTFNRLTDPEVAAPAAFLLGFVESVEAADERTVRITTQYPFAPILAHLSHTATSILNEQAVTEAGEDYGTTTVVGTGPFSFVRWEPATQIVLERNDDWWGGEVLPERVVFRPIIEGTVRAIELETGGIDIAYGLEPTDANRIEGGGVPGVRLETVETLSTNYIGFNVQKEPFDDVRVRQAINHAVDVDLIIEAVLEGRAIPATGPIAPAVFGARTDLEPYAYDPERARELLAEAGLEGGFSTTIWTNDNPTRIQIAEIVQAMLLDVGINVDVQVLEWGTYLADTAEGLHDMFILGWVSVTGDADYGLYSLFHSEQMGNPGNRTFFANERVDELLDLGRSSADEEERLAAYAEAQEIILEEAPWLFLNITVEDNGVRDNVEGFVPHPAGHHRLHSVTITGS